Proteins from a single region of Bacteroidales bacterium:
- a CDS encoding SNF2-related protein, whose amino-acid sequence MSELTQKAIKELLAKLSSDASSGNLIYRQGQSLYLNGQCTQLIESEHLHEFSVNDKYGNFLVKINTAEVPTATCTCNAGAICRHRAAAYMQLYELMSLNEDKPTQPGLKYTRRGMIKRVMTERIEKARQADYTLHFADNIYGEHILTNERGTSYHLTFRNFKQKYGYCSCPDYNTNKLGTCKHLLYAFDRTTVNPDLKPHELPRYPFIEVFCDPLHNYRISWFYPEGVQGEVAEVLYRYFGNKRFVTDEEALGLLGFFNVVDRYKEILVRPEVYARVQKLAEEEELLRLAKEKVLDFSLIKAQLLPFQRQGVEFSTFKKGVVLADDMELDKPLQAIATAVMKKDVFGFNRILIICPATLKQQWKNDVLRYSSEPVQIVAGAPAGREALYGAAGFIIVSYEMVMRDRQLIANNPPDFIILDEAQRIRDYASVTSLVIKSLPRKHALVLSATPLSSELIDLYSIVMFVDAELLAPLWEFSYQHCYFDEDNTNVVAAYYNLEQLEQRLSKVMLRREKKDVISQLPGSSQITAPVKMSENQISRYQKYARQVLEILNQKIFTLFDEQKVADILKLMLQIGNSTFLVDDTTNSSPKLSELKHILSYKLHIRKSNHRVIIATRWIKMANIIARTLRLGRFVFAELNIDMPEAERSAALTRFIEDDQCRILLTTTKALGRQELLAADTLINFELPQNSAPLAMQLPSNLTIINLVAEGTLEEKMAEGLLPWRADTATAPAEVPPLTLRQTYRQALTRVIADLKPESPEDVALKATPGQILMDFAADEFEDSSSGSVTIKQPARKIKNENPLDHQQVEPIMRSAAEFFSQLFKITTGQQIQISDDLMKFDSETGELTLKFKITGKG is encoded by the coding sequence ATGAGCGAACTCACACAAAAAGCCATCAAAGAATTGCTGGCAAAACTATCTTCCGACGCATCGTCGGGCAACTTGATTTACCGGCAAGGGCAAAGCCTCTACCTCAACGGACAATGCACGCAGCTTATCGAATCGGAGCACCTGCACGAATTTTCGGTGAACGATAAGTATGGAAATTTTCTTGTAAAAATCAATACTGCCGAAGTGCCGACCGCCACCTGCACCTGCAACGCCGGCGCCATTTGCCGGCACCGCGCTGCTGCCTACATGCAGCTTTATGAGCTGATGTCGCTCAACGAAGACAAACCAACCCAGCCCGGCCTGAAATATACCCGCCGCGGCATGATAAAACGGGTGATGACTGAACGCATCGAAAAAGCTCGCCAAGCGGACTATACACTTCATTTTGCCGACAATATTTATGGCGAGCATATCCTAACCAACGAGCGCGGCACCAGCTATCATCTCACTTTTCGCAATTTCAAACAAAAATACGGCTACTGCTCCTGTCCTGATTATAATACCAACAAACTGGGAACCTGTAAGCATCTCCTCTATGCTTTCGATCGCACCACGGTAAATCCCGATCTTAAGCCGCACGAATTGCCGCGTTATCCTTTTATCGAGGTTTTTTGCGACCCACTGCACAACTACCGCATCAGTTGGTTTTATCCCGAAGGAGTGCAGGGCGAAGTGGCCGAAGTGTTGTACCGTTATTTTGGAAACAAAAGGTTTGTAACGGATGAGGAGGCTTTGGGTTTGCTTGGTTTTTTTAATGTAGTCGATCGTTACAAAGAAATCCTTGTGCGCCCCGAAGTGTATGCGCGTGTGCAAAAGTTGGCGGAGGAGGAGGAACTGCTGCGTCTGGCAAAAGAAAAAGTGCTCGACTTCTCTTTGATAAAAGCGCAATTGCTGCCTTTTCAGCGCCAAGGGGTGGAGTTTTCCACATTTAAAAAAGGAGTTGTGCTGGCCGACGATATGGAGCTTGACAAGCCGCTGCAAGCCATCGCTACTGCGGTGATGAAAAAAGATGTTTTTGGTTTTAATCGCATACTTATTATTTGTCCGGCTACGCTAAAGCAGCAGTGGAAAAACGATGTCCTTCGCTACAGCAGCGAGCCTGTTCAGATTGTTGCAGGCGCCCCTGCCGGGCGGGAAGCTTTGTATGGCGCTGCAGGTTTCATCATCGTAAGCTATGAAATGGTTATGCGCGATCGACAGCTTATCGCAAATAACCCTCCCGACTTCATCATCCTCGACGAAGCGCAGCGCATCCGCGACTATGCATCCGTCACTTCGTTGGTCATCAAATCGCTTCCGCGAAAACATGCGCTGGTGCTCTCGGCTACTCCGCTCAGCTCGGAGCTTATCGATCTCTATTCTATTGTCATGTTTGTGGATGCTGAGTTATTGGCGCCCTTGTGGGAATTTTCTTATCAGCATTGCTATTTTGATGAAGACAACACAAATGTGGTGGCCGCCTACTACAACCTGGAACAGCTCGAACAAAGGCTGAGCAAGGTGATGCTGCGGCGCGAAAAAAAGGATGTGATCAGTCAATTGCCCGGATCAAGCCAGATTACTGCACCCGTTAAGATGTCGGAGAATCAGATTAGCAGATATCAGAAATATGCCCGTCAGGTGCTGGAAATTTTAAATCAGAAAATCTTTACGCTTTTTGATGAGCAAAAGGTAGCCGACATCCTTAAATTGATGTTGCAGATCGGCAACTCTACTTTTCTGGTCGACGACACCACCAATAGTTCACCCAAGCTCAGCGAGCTAAAGCACATCCTTTCGTACAAACTGCACATACGCAAAAGCAACCACCGCGTAATTATTGCCACACGCTGGATAAAGATGGCCAACATTATAGCGCGGACGCTGCGGCTTGGTCGGTTTGTGTTCGCCGAGCTTAATATAGATATGCCAGAAGCTGAGCGCTCGGCCGCGCTGACTCGTTTTATAGAAGATGATCAATGCAGGATATTACTTACCACCACCAAAGCACTTGGGCGGCAGGAGCTGCTTGCCGCAGATACGCTGATAAATTTTGAGCTTCCGCAAAATAGTGCTCCACTGGCGATGCAGCTTCCTTCAAACCTCACGATCATTAACCTGGTTGCTGAAGGAACCCTTGAAGAAAAAATGGCGGAGGGTCTTTTGCCCTGGCGTGCTGATACAGCCACTGCTCCCGCGGAAGTTCCGCCGCTGACGTTGCGCCAAACCTACCGCCAGGCGCTTACCCGGGTAATTGCCGACCTCAAGCCTGAGTCTCCCGAAGATGTTGCCCTTAAAGCAACTCCGGGGCAAATTTTGATGGATTTTGCCGCCGACGAATTTGAAGATTCATCCTCGGGTTCTGTTACCATTAAGCAGCCGGCCAGAAAGATCAAAAACGAGAATCCGCTGGATCATCAGCAAGTGGAGCCGATAATGCGCAGTGCTGCCGAGTTTTTTTCGCAATTATTCAAAATTACCACGGGGCAGCAAATTCAAATCTCCGACGATCTGATGAAATTTGATTCTGAAACCGGGGAGTTGACTTTAAAATTTAAAATCACCGGGAAGGGGTAA
- a CDS encoding universal stress protein encodes MRKILVPVDFSEHTPTVCKFALEVIKTTGGELRLFHAYFDFMIVHNSGIPYSIHAGEMYNQEMLTKIREDAKADMEKLVASLREQLVNENITNVTIVQTLTGGMPEEEILNISETYAPNLIIMGTRGKGGKDILTGKVSSNVVKNAECRILTVPREAQYKGFQNILYTTDFNDEDDSDLQRLIELLRYYNPKIHCIHIDIDDDYPADAARMQNLQKLFPAEVAKGSPITFEVIRHDDFLEGVNEYVGAHQIDLIAVVNHRRSFLKRLFTKDHTRELLSASDLPMFIFPGKVN; translated from the coding sequence ATGAGAAAAATACTTGTCCCTGTCGATTTTTCTGAACATACACCAACAGTATGTAAATTTGCCCTCGAGGTTATCAAAACCACAGGCGGCGAGCTTCGGCTGTTTCATGCCTATTTCGACTTTATGATCGTACACAACAGCGGCATCCCATATAGCATCCATGCCGGCGAGATGTACAATCAGGAAATGCTCACCAAGATTCGTGAGGATGCCAAAGCTGACATGGAAAAACTGGTGGCGAGCCTCAGAGAACAGCTTGTGAATGAAAACATCACCAACGTCACCATTGTGCAAACCCTCACCGGCGGAATGCCCGAGGAGGAAATCCTAAACATCTCCGAGACGTATGCTCCCAACCTCATCATCATGGGAACGCGGGGCAAAGGCGGAAAAGACATCCTTACAGGAAAGGTATCGTCGAATGTAGTAAAGAATGCCGAATGCCGCATCCTTACGGTACCTCGCGAAGCCCAATACAAAGGCTTCCAAAATATTCTCTACACCACCGACTTCAACGATGAGGACGACAGCGATTTGCAGCGACTTATCGAACTACTCAGGTATTATAACCCGAAAATCCACTGTATCCACATCGATATCGACGACGATTATCCTGCCGACGCTGCCCGTATGCAGAACCTACAGAAGCTGTTTCCCGCCGAGGTGGCCAAAGGCTCTCCTATTACTTTCGAGGTAATTCGTCATGATGATTTTTTGGAGGGTGTAAATGAATATGTCGGAGCACATCAAATCGATCTCATCGCAGTGGTAAACCACCGCAGAAGTTTCCTCAAGCGCTTGTTTACCAAGGATCACACCCGCGAGCTGTTATCTGCCAGCGACTTGCCAATGTTTATCTTTCCGGGTAAGGTAAATTGA
- a CDS encoding exonuclease domain-containing protein: MSITKSSGQRFAIVDIETTGASYKTGKITEVAIIIHDGRAIVDEFTTLINPEQKIDYRIQQLTGISDRMVAEAPKFYEVARQIVEITEDCIFVAHNVSFDYNFIRQEFMSLGYDYHREKLCTVKLSRKLIPFHKSYSLGNICADLNIENPHRHRAYGDARATTTLFEMLLSIDPNLTGLSLQGLSSNLKPEVIRSLPEACGVYYFLDDQHNIIYVGKSKNIHSRVLSHLSNCTTKRALEMKNKVAHIDYELTGNELIALLLESHEIQRHLPIYNRAQRRTMFNFGLFTDLDDQGYLNLKLCKLDDCEGQAPLTTFNSMQAGKNFLFQLCEDYQLCQKLCHLYNTPGSCFQYKIKECLGACIGEESPDSYNARVQQIIDRYEYSQPNFLLLGDGRSNEECSVVWVEQGRYHGFGFAPRDINGFDQIGYLKEAVKPYTENKYVHSILRSHLEKCPSKYIIALSDKE, translated from the coding sequence ATGAGTATCACCAAATCATCAGGGCAGCGTTTTGCCATTGTCGACATCGAAACCACAGGTGCCAGCTACAAAACAGGCAAGATTACCGAAGTGGCTATTATCATTCACGACGGTCGCGCGATTGTGGACGAATTTACCACACTGATCAATCCCGAACAAAAAATTGATTATCGCATCCAGCAGCTCACCGGCATCAGCGACCGCATGGTAGCAGAGGCGCCTAAGTTTTATGAAGTGGCGCGGCAAATTGTTGAGATCACCGAAGATTGCATTTTTGTGGCACACAACGTCAGCTTCGACTACAACTTTATCCGGCAGGAGTTCATGAGTCTCGGCTACGATTACCATCGCGAGAAGCTGTGCACTGTTAAACTGAGCCGAAAGCTCATCCCCTTTCACAAATCCTACAGCCTGGGCAATATCTGCGCCGACCTGAACATCGAAAACCCGCACCGGCACCGCGCTTATGGCGACGCCCGCGCCACGACAACGCTTTTCGAAATGCTGTTGAGCATCGATCCCAACCTCACCGGATTGTCGTTGCAGGGGCTGAGCAGCAACCTAAAACCCGAGGTAATACGCTCGCTGCCCGAAGCCTGCGGTGTCTATTACTTTCTGGACGATCAGCACAACATTATTTATGTTGGCAAAAGCAAAAATATCCACAGCCGCGTGCTGTCGCATCTTTCTAACTGCACCACCAAGCGTGCGCTGGAGATGAAAAACAAGGTGGCGCACATCGACTATGAGCTTACCGGCAACGAGCTGATAGCGCTGCTTCTCGAATCGCACGAAATACAACGCCACCTGCCCATCTACAATCGTGCACAGCGACGTACCATGTTTAACTTCGGGTTGTTTACCGACCTCGACGATCAAGGCTATCTAAATCTGAAACTTTGCAAACTCGACGATTGCGAAGGGCAGGCGCCCCTCACCACCTTCAACTCTATGCAGGCGGGCAAGAATTTCCTGTTTCAGCTGTGCGAAGATTATCAGCTCTGCCAGAAGCTTTGTCATCTTTACAATACCCCTGGCTCCTGTTTTCAATATAAAATAAAAGAATGCCTTGGCGCCTGTATTGGCGAAGAAAGTCCGGACAGCTACAATGCGCGCGTTCAGCAGATAATAGATCGATACGAATATTCGCAGCCAAACTTTTTGCTGCTGGGCGACGGTCGCAGCAACGAGGAATGCTCGGTGGTGTGGGTGGAGCAGGGACGCTACCACGGCTTCGGCTTTGCCCCGCGCGACATCAACGGCTTCGACCAGATCGGCTACCTGAAAGAGGCAGTAAAACCCTACACCGAAAACAAATATGTCCATTCCATACTGCGCAGCCATCTCGAAAAATGCCCGTCAAAATACATCATCGCGCTCAGCGACAAAGAGTAG
- a CDS encoding LPP20 family lipoprotein, whose translation MSFKIQISDKDFYFKNAHATPQSPKGEASPHTLDCARVAPPSGGRGVRDGFAGFYINFMNRNYLYLLLFLLSACAGSKTQQYEQMMAGAPAWVTRSPDTPGFYHGVGTATKASAGSDYREIARQNALSDLAAGISVNISATSVLSQYEFDNNYSEYYRNNIMMSSAELLEGYERTDSWENAQQYWVYYRLSKEKYNEVKKTRISKALDEASFNFERARLMNGQNKSADALRFYIKSLENIKDFLGESLTTEIDGRQQEFSGLLISELLDKIRSIRIAYPMGRLTVTRGSTTTFDQLQLMVLNTQNQALQGIPILIKYSYAPGRITEKTSDAEGLVRLKIEAFDSKKKEELISSTLDITKILKDNTQEVLIRKLLQSITLPEFVLPVEMLSPVFFVNTTENNLGNQLAQTIIKQEMETLLRADGFEVATHPSAAGMLLTIVADTRQGSAVNGKYNSVLSASFTLTDHRNMTLYTTTSGEIAGLGSSYSLAGEDAYRSLIGKIRINVYPTMFQTVFAPR comes from the coding sequence ATGTCTTTTAAAATTCAAATTTCAGATAAGGATTTTTATTTTAAAAATGCCCACGCTACCCCTCAATCCCCTAAAGGGGAAGCCAGCCCACACACTCTCGATTGTGCGCGGGTAGCTCCCCCTTCAGGGGGTCGGGGGGTGCGCGATGGATTTGCAGGTTTTTATATCAACTTTATGAACAGAAACTATTTATACCTGCTTCTCTTTTTGTTGAGCGCCTGTGCCGGCAGCAAAACGCAACAATATGAGCAAATGATGGCGGGGGCGCCGGCGTGGGTTACGCGCAGCCCCGACACTCCCGGATTTTACCATGGCGTGGGCACTGCTACAAAGGCATCGGCCGGCAGCGATTACCGCGAGATAGCCCGCCAAAACGCACTGTCTGATCTGGCTGCCGGCATTTCCGTTAACATCTCCGCCACTTCTGTGCTCAGCCAATATGAATTCGACAACAACTACAGCGAATATTACCGCAACAACATAATGATGTCGTCAGCGGAACTACTCGAAGGCTACGAACGGACGGATAGCTGGGAAAACGCTCAGCAATACTGGGTTTACTATCGTTTATCAAAAGAGAAATATAACGAGGTCAAAAAGACGCGCATCAGCAAAGCACTCGACGAAGCAAGCTTCAACTTTGAGCGTGCACGCCTGATGAATGGCCAGAACAAGAGCGCCGATGCGTTGCGGTTTTATATCAAATCGCTCGAAAATATCAAAGATTTTCTTGGCGAGTCACTCACCACGGAAATTGATGGCCGGCAACAGGAGTTTTCCGGATTACTGATAAGCGAGCTTCTCGACAAAATCCGAAGCATACGCATTGCCTATCCAATGGGAAGACTAACGGTAACACGGGGAAGCACCACCACTTTCGATCAGCTGCAGCTAATGGTGCTGAACACGCAAAACCAAGCGTTGCAGGGCATCCCCATCCTTATAAAATATTCTTATGCCCCCGGTCGCATCACCGAAAAAACCAGCGACGCCGAGGGTTTGGTCAGATTAAAAATAGAGGCTTTCGACTCAAAAAAGAAAGAAGAACTGATAAGCAGCACGCTCGACATCACAAAAATCCTGAAAGACAATACGCAGGAAGTACTGATTCGAAAGCTGCTTCAAAGCATTACCCTGCCTGAATTTGTTTTGCCTGTCGAGATGCTTTCTCCTGTGTTTTTTGTAAATACTACCGAGAATAATCTGGGGAATCAGCTTGCGCAAACGATTATAAAACAAGAGATGGAAACACTGCTCCGCGCCGATGGCTTCGAGGTTGCTACTCACCCCTCCGCGGCCGGCATGCTGCTGACCATCGTAGCCGACACACGCCAGGGGTCGGCGGTAAACGGCAAATACAACAGCGTGCTCTCGGCCAGCTTTACCCTTACAGACCATCGCAATATGACTCTTTACACCACAACGTCAGGTGAAATTGCCGGCCTGGGAAGCAGCTATTCGCTTGCCGGAGAAGATGCCTATCGATCGCTGATCGGCAAAATCCGTATCAACGTTTACCCGACTATGTTCCAAACAGTTTTTGCACCCCGCTGA
- a CDS encoding C10 family peptidase: MKNRFLLLSLMLLFLQITFAGNPVSVNDAERVAHNIYFERSYQQQPIEYAAVATTDIRTVEDDNGAAALYIFNIKNGGFVIVPADDAMPPVIGYDLAGICSDAGINTNFDSFLETYVNEIEYIRSGAIEAEASVSDAWQKYSTDNPSTLCTKSNERGVPPLLINLWNQDSPYNMYCPADPTGPGGHVYAGCVATAMSMVMHYWRYPLQGTGSHGYTWGSYGYIFANFGETEYIYNNMQEKMDNEMTDIALLQFHCGVAVEMMYSTSGSGAYSGDVPGAIKQYFGYSSSATIKQKQNYTNTGWVDLLKGQIDAGQPMYYSGYNNSGGHAFCCDGYDDANLFHFNFGWSGSSNGFYTLSSVGGFSGGQAAVINFVPGGDYPYNHTGQQLITGSSGSIEDGSGPVENYASDNEISWLIAPQSPEDSVSSITLEFKRFDIAEDDELTIYDGASASASLLGTYTGSNLPPVINSSGNELLLVLKSSSGPTANGFLAEYTSQHPTWCKGLTVLTEPMDEISDGSLHFNYSHNKMCKWMIMPTEPGETTLHFTAFDTEPINDKLLIYDQANMQLLAEYSGNYTPDNLPPPVTSPSGKFYLIFITDKSISGQGWEAWYAPETVGITSGPDETNQIQLFPNPAADMVTIGLPTATSASTAITIYSLDGKKVFAGQTDGNSNYTFSVADFRPGIYIVIARSGEMFYRKELAVY; encoded by the coding sequence ATGAAGAATAGATTTTTACTGCTTTCGCTGATGCTGCTTTTTTTGCAGATAACTTTTGCCGGCAACCCTGTATCGGTCAATGATGCCGAACGTGTCGCGCATAATATCTATTTCGAGCGAAGCTATCAGCAACAACCCATCGAATATGCGGCCGTGGCCACTACCGATATCCGTACAGTAGAAGATGACAACGGAGCTGCTGCTCTCTACATCTTTAATATCAAAAATGGTGGTTTCGTCATCGTTCCTGCCGACGATGCTATGCCTCCCGTCATTGGATATGATCTTGCAGGAATCTGTTCGGATGCCGGCATCAATACCAACTTCGACAGCTTTCTGGAAACTTACGTAAATGAGATCGAATACATTCGCAGCGGCGCCATCGAAGCTGAAGCGTCAGTTAGCGATGCATGGCAGAAATATTCGACAGATAACCCCAGTACTTTATGCACCAAAAGCAACGAGCGGGGTGTACCGCCGCTGCTTATCAATTTGTGGAACCAGGACAGCCCTTACAATATGTATTGTCCGGCCGATCCGACAGGGCCCGGCGGGCACGTGTATGCCGGATGCGTGGCTACTGCCATGTCGATGGTGATGCATTACTGGCGCTACCCGCTGCAGGGAACCGGCAGCCATGGCTACACCTGGGGAAGCTACGGCTACATATTTGCCAACTTTGGTGAAACTGAGTACATTTATAACAACATGCAGGAAAAGATGGACAACGAGATGACAGACATCGCGCTGTTGCAGTTTCACTGTGGTGTGGCTGTAGAAATGATGTACAGTACCAGCGGCTCCGGCGCGTATAGCGGGGATGTTCCGGGTGCCATCAAACAGTATTTTGGATATTCGAGCAGCGCTACTATAAAACAAAAACAGAACTACACCAACACCGGCTGGGTTGACCTTTTGAAAGGACAGATCGATGCCGGACAACCGATGTACTACTCCGGGTACAACAACAGCGGTGGCCACGCCTTCTGTTGTGATGGCTACGATGATGCCAATCTTTTTCATTTCAACTTTGGCTGGAGTGGAAGCTCAAACGGGTTTTACACCCTGAGCAGTGTCGGCGGCTTTAGCGGCGGACAGGCAGCGGTGATCAATTTTGTTCCCGGCGGTGATTATCCATACAACCACACAGGCCAGCAACTAATCACAGGCAGCTCCGGTTCGATAGAAGACGGCAGCGGCCCGGTAGAAAATTACGCTTCCGACAACGAAATAAGCTGGCTCATCGCCCCGCAGTCGCCCGAAGACTCTGTTTCGTCAATCACTTTGGAATTTAAACGTTTTGATATTGCTGAAGATGATGAGTTGACCATTTATGATGGCGCCTCAGCCAGCGCATCCCTTTTAGGAACCTATACCGGAAGCAACCTGCCACCGGTAATTAATTCATCGGGTAACGAATTGTTGTTGGTGCTCAAAAGTAGTAGTGGCCCCACCGCCAATGGTTTCCTTGCCGAATACACTTCGCAACATCCTACCTGGTGCAAAGGCCTTACGGTGCTCACCGAGCCAATGGACGAAATCAGCGATGGCAGCTTACACTTCAACTACTCCCACAATAAAATGTGTAAATGGATGATCATGCCAACAGAACCTGGCGAAACCACTTTGCATTTTACCGCTTTCGACACCGAGCCAATCAATGATAAGCTTTTGATCTATGACCAGGCCAACATGCAGCTCCTGGCCGAATATTCCGGTAACTACACCCCCGATAATTTACCCCCGCCAGTTACGTCGCCCAGCGGAAAGTTCTATCTCATTTTTATTACCGATAAATCTATTTCCGGTCAGGGATGGGAAGCCTGGTATGCTCCCGAAACGGTAGGAATAACTTCTGGCCCCGACGAAACCAACCAGATACAACTCTTCCCCAACCCTGCTGCTGATATGGTAACCATTGGCCTGCCAACGGCAACTTCCGCCAGCACAGCAATTACTATTTATAGCCTGGATGGTAAAAAAGTATTTGCCGGCCAAACTGACGGAAACAGCAACTACACCTTCAGCGTAGCCGATTTCAGACCAGGTATTTATATTGTGATTGCCCGGAGCGGTGAAATGTTCTACCGCAAAGAGCTGGCAGTGTATTAA
- the yidC gene encoding membrane protein insertase YidC: MDRNTITGLVLIFAIFVGYIYFTKPSEEELLQRQHVADSISMVRAGQARFDSLLRERQLQQPEQQAIQPDVAAALDSIQQAAVVNRLGYFAGAATGDDDGFILENEKIKLFLSSKGGKIVNVELKNYQTYDSLPLFLYNNDDTRFGYTFFSANRSINTNDLYFTPHYTDSRFDGQDSLFVAGDDSLTFAMRLHPDGASGSYIEYVYTLYGDKYMMDYKLNIVGMNQVIDAETAYFDLNWKADLRRQEASLDNERNESTIYYKYIQDDVDYLSERKNVEEKLSSQIKWISFKSRFFLSTIIADQAFPNAQINTFTDLEQTDKHYLRTMQALIAIPYNNTPTQSFGAQFYFGPNKYSTLKKFHMQLERQVPLGWGFFLLAWINQYAVIPVFDWLGGYGWSYGIVILILTVLLKLVLFPIAYKTYKSSARMRVLKPEVEEINKKYPKTEDAMKKQQETMALYKKVGVNPMAGCLPMLLQFPILIAMFRFFPSSIELRQESFLWAHDLSSYDSILDLPFSIPFYGDHVSLFTLLMTISTIIYTKVNNEMMGSANAQMPGMKIMMYIMPVMFLGIFNNYASGLSYYYLLANLITFAQIFLIRRTIDEDKIRAQILANKKKPLKKSKFQHRLEEIAKQRGVDPKTGKRK; encoded by the coding sequence ATGGATAGAAATACAATTACAGGACTCGTTTTAATCTTCGCCATCTTTGTTGGCTACATTTACTTCACTAAACCATCAGAAGAAGAACTTCTGCAACGTCAGCATGTTGCCGACTCCATCAGCATGGTGCGCGCCGGGCAGGCTCGGTTCGACTCACTCCTGCGCGAACGCCAGTTACAGCAGCCAGAGCAACAAGCCATTCAGCCCGATGTTGCAGCGGCATTAGATTCCATACAGCAGGCAGCCGTGGTCAATCGCCTGGGGTACTTTGCCGGCGCAGCAACCGGTGACGACGATGGTTTTATTCTTGAAAATGAAAAAATAAAACTTTTTCTTTCGTCTAAAGGTGGGAAAATCGTCAACGTGGAGTTGAAAAATTACCAAACCTACGACTCGCTACCACTATTTCTATACAACAACGACGATACACGGTTTGGCTACACCTTTTTCTCGGCCAACCGCAGCATCAATACCAACGATCTTTATTTTACACCACATTATACCGACAGCCGTTTTGACGGACAGGATTCCCTGTTTGTGGCCGGCGACGACAGCCTTACCTTTGCCATGCGTCTGCATCCCGACGGCGCCTCCGGCAGCTACATCGAATATGTGTACACGCTCTACGGTGATAAATACATGATGGATTACAAGCTCAACATTGTAGGGATGAATCAGGTGATAGATGCCGAAACCGCCTACTTCGATTTGAACTGGAAAGCTGACCTGCGGCGTCAGGAGGCTAGTCTCGACAACGAGCGAAACGAATCTACCATCTATTACAAATATATCCAGGACGATGTTGATTACCTCTCCGAACGGAAAAATGTAGAAGAAAAGCTATCCAGTCAGATAAAGTGGATCTCTTTTAAGTCACGGTTTTTCCTTTCCACCATTATCGCCGACCAGGCTTTCCCCAATGCACAGATTAATACCTTTACTGATTTAGAACAAACAGACAAGCATTATCTCAGGACAATGCAGGCGCTTATCGCAATACCATACAACAACACTCCAACCCAATCCTTTGGAGCCCAATTTTATTTTGGCCCTAACAAATACAGCACACTCAAAAAATTTCATATGCAACTTGAGCGGCAGGTGCCGTTGGGCTGGGGGTTCTTCTTGCTTGCATGGATAAACCAATACGCAGTGATACCCGTTTTCGACTGGCTGGGCGGCTATGGGTGGAGTTATGGCATCGTCATCCTCATTCTTACCGTGTTGCTCAAATTGGTGCTGTTTCCGATTGCTTATAAAACCTACAAGTCGTCGGCGCGCATGCGGGTGCTTAAACCCGAAGTGGAGGAGATCAACAAGAAATATCCAAAAACCGAGGATGCGATGAAAAAGCAACAGGAAACCATGGCGCTTTACAAAAAGGTGGGCGTAAACCCGATGGCTGGATGTCTGCCTATGTTGCTGCAGTTTCCGATTTTGATCGCCATGTTCAGGTTTTTCCCTTCCTCGATAGAGCTGCGCCAGGAATCTTTCCTTTGGGCGCACGACCTTTCGAGCTACGACTCTATTCTGGATTTGCCATTTAGCATACCGTTTTACGGCGACCATGTGAGCCTTTTCACCTTATTGATGACCATCTCCACAATCATCTATACCAAAGTAAACAACGAGATGATGGGTTCTGCAAATGCGCAGATGCCCGGCATGAAAATAATGATGTACATAATGCCGGTGATGTTTTTGGGGATATTTAATAATTATGCTTCCGGGCTTAGTTATTATTACCTGCTGGCCAACCTGATAACCTTTGCCCAGATATTTCTCATTCGGCGAACCATCGACGAAGATAAGATCAGGGCACAAATTCTGGCCAATAAGAAGAAGCCTTTAAAGAAGTCAAAGTTCCAGCATCGCCTCGAAGAGATTGCCAAACAGCGTGGTGTCGATCCTAAAACCGGCAAGCGGAAATAA